A stretch of Amycolatopsis balhimycina FH 1894 DNA encodes these proteins:
- a CDS encoding MaoC family dehydratase — translation MTVAEGTELPPLTIEATPTFVVSTALATRDFQDVHHDRDAAVERGSKDIFLNILTDTGLVQRFVSAWAGPEALIRSIKIRLGVPCYAYDTLTFTGRVVSRAGQDVVVSVSGVDSLGEHVAGTVEVTLP, via the coding sequence ATGACCGTCGCCGAAGGGACCGAGCTGCCGCCGCTGACGATCGAGGCGACGCCGACGTTCGTCGTCAGCACGGCGCTGGCCACCCGTGACTTCCAGGACGTGCACCACGACCGCGACGCGGCCGTCGAGCGCGGCTCGAAGGACATCTTCCTCAACATCCTCACCGACACCGGCCTCGTGCAGCGGTTCGTCTCGGCGTGGGCGGGGCCGGAGGCGCTGATCCGGTCGATCAAGATCCGGCTCGGCGTGCCGTGCTACGCCTACGACACGCTGACGTTCACCGGCCGGGTGGTCTCCCGCGCGGGGCAGGACGTCGTGGTGTCCGTGTCCGGTGTGGACAGTCTCGGTGAGCACGTCGCCGGCACCGTGGAGGTGACCCTTCCGTGA